In Sphaeramia orbicularis chromosome 12, fSphaOr1.1, whole genome shotgun sequence, the following proteins share a genomic window:
- the LOC115430621 gene encoding complement component C7-like, with translation MKLDLTSAVSSLSLLLVCLSPVCCVRPVNCRWGPYGNWSECDGCTNTKVRTRHMETYAQFKGVPCPGEAMQTQQCQPQKGCPLTGGCGNRFRCISGQCISQSLVCNGDQDCEDGLDERHCEDDSGHYSCDLDKTPPNSELTGRGYDVLTGELRAAVINTLSFGGQCRKVFSGDHKVYYRLPQNILRYNFEVTVDNEESDESYESSWSYMQHVQSNALFGHDRRTFHKELTDNKAHRLIILKNKVELAQFQNSAPQYLTLSEGLWRALSSLPLTYDYPAYRQLLQTYGTHYMSEGSLGGEYQGLLELDRQALQSSTTTDREYQRCWRKVKRRFFRKKVKTVCEKLTQALSFRDGHTVNKLPIKVNVFGGDPSFISALMVLDLENPEANGETYDNWASSVRDFPQVIDRKLRPLYELVKEVQCAGLKKLHLKRATEQYLEEEHPCRCRPCRNNGRPLLTGSQCSCVCRPGTSGPACEVGAVIGEPAGVTDGSWSCWSSWGSCSGGQRSRSRSCNNPAPSGGGLHCTGPQVEQEPCEDPEVQHLQTMEPQCFGLSVPPPVTCGHPPHLSNGFIQNPRETYVVGNTVEYSCVSGFYLSGNAVAECLQNQTWSKGAMVCKSSSCWRPQLNSDITATPSKSTYDIGDSISLSCPPGTVLEGGVSQTMCSPSLQWSPSPEGAYCEAAPTTASPLSGLRCELWEDEGERGCVCKMPFECPTSLLLCAKVSSSRPRLLSVCQLGALRCVGRSFTLTNDSECQWPDETSCSSCGPGTLCDDSTNTCVCQRASECPTDSAPLCISSGEDGVSVTTSECEVGARRCAGERVAVIGIEACP, from the exons ATGAAG CTGGATTTGACCTCAGCTGTGTCTTCCTTATCGTTATTGCTCGTCTGTCTGTCTCCAGTTTG CTGTGTGCGGCCTGTGAACTGCAGATGGGGGCCTTAtgggaactggtctgaatgtgatgGATGCACAAACACAAAG GTTCGTACTCGTCACATGGAGACGTACGCTCAGTTCAAAGGTGTACCCTGTCCAGGAGAGGCCATGCAAACACAGCAGTGTCAACCACAAAAGGGTTGTCCTCTGACAGGTGGATGTGGAAACCGGTTCCGCTGCATCTCCG GTCAGTGTATCAGTCAGTCTCTGGTCTGTAATGGAGACCAGGACTGTGAGGACGGTCTGGACGAGAGACACTGTGAAGACGACAGCGGCCATTACTCATGTGACCTCGATAAAACGCCACCAAACTCAGAGTTAACAGGCAGGGG GTACGACGTTCTTACAGGTGAACTGAGGGCAGCAGTGATCAACACGCTCAGCTTCGGAGGACAGTGCAGGAAGGTGTTCAGTGGAGACCATAAAGTTTACTACAGGTTACCACAGAACATCCTCAGGTACAACTTTGAG GTAACAGTAGATAATGAAGAGAGTGATGAATCATACGAGAGTTCCTGGTCCTACATGCAGCATGTCCAGTCCAACGCTTTATTTGGACACGACCGCCGCACCTTCCACAAAGAGCTCACGGACAATAAG GCCCACAGGCTGATCATCCTGAAGAACAAGGTGGAACTGGCCCAGTTTCAGAACTCGGCGCCCCAGTATCTGACTCTATCTGAGGGTCTGTGGAGGGCTCTGTCCTCGCTGCCGCTCACGTACGACTACCCCGCCTACCGCCAGCTGCTGCAGACCTACGGGACCCACTACATGTCTGAAGGTTCACTGGGAGGAGAGTACCAGGGTCTGCTGGAGCTGGACCGACAGGCGCTCCAATCATCCA CTACGACAGATCGGGAATACCAGAGGTGTTGGAGGAAAGTGAAGCGCCGATTCTTCCGGAAGAAAGTCAAAACCGTCTGTGAAAAACTGACCCAGGCGTTGTCCTTCCGTGACG GACACACCGTAAACAAACTGCCAATAAAGGTCAATGTTTTCGGAGGAGATCCATCGTTCATCAGTGCTCTGATGGTTCTGGATCTGGAAAACCCAGAAGCCAACGGAGAGACCTACGACAACTGGGCCTCGTCTGTTAGAGACTTCCCTCAAGTCATCGACCGGAAG CTGCGTCCTCTGTATGAGCTGGTGAAGGAGGTGCAGTGTGCCGGCCTGAAGAAGCTCCACCTGAAAAGAGCCACAGAGCAGTACCTGGAGGAGGAGCATCCGTGTCGTTGTCGGCCCTGTCGGAACAACGGGCGCCCGCTGCTGACGGGGTCCCAGTGCAGCTGCGTCTGTCGACCCGGAACCTCAGGACCGGCCTGCGAAGTGGGCGCCGTGATCGGAGAACCAGCAG GTGTGACTGATGGCAGCTGGAGCTGCTGGTCCTCCTGGGGGTCATGCtctgggggtcaaaggtcaagaagTCGGAGCTGCAACAACCCAGCCCCCAGCGGAGGAGGCCTCCACTGCACCGGGCCACAGGTGGAGCAGGAACCCTGTGAAGACCCAGAAGTCCAGCACTTACA GACGATGGAACCTCAGTGTTTCGGTCTGTCTGTGCCTCCACCAGTGACATGTGGACATCCTCCTCACCTCAGTAACGGATTTATCCAG AATCCCAGAGAAACGTACGTGGTGGGAAACACCGTGGAATACTCGTGTGTTAGTGGTTTTTATCTCAGTGGAAACGCCGTGGCTGAATGCCTCCAAAACCAAACGTGGAGCAAAGGAGCCATGGTTTGTAAAA GTTCTTCGTGTTGGCGTCCTCAGCTCAACTCTGACATCACAGCCACGCCCTCTAAATCCACCTATGACATCGGAGACAGTATCTCCCTGTCCTGTCCCCCAGGGACAGTCCTGGAGGGCGGCGTGTCCCAGACCATGTGCAGCCCCAGTCTGCAGTGGTCTCCGTCACCAGAGGGCGCGTACTGTGAAGCAG CGCCTACGACGGCGTCTCCTCTCTCAGGCCTCAGGTGTGAACTGTGGGAAGACGAAGGTGAACGTGGGTGTGTCTGCAAAATGCCATTCGAGTGCCC GACGTCACTACTGTTGTGCGCTAAAGTCAGCTCGAGTCGACCGCGTTTGCTCAGTGTTTGTCAGCTGGGGGCGCTGCGCTGCGTGGGGCGGAGCTTCACTTTGACCAATGACAGCGAGTGTCAGTGGCCAGACGAGACGTCCTGCAGCAGCTGTGGACCAGGGACGCTCTGTGACG
- the LOC115429188 gene encoding tripartite motif-containing protein 16-like — translation MAQRGVQLDQKKLLCSICWDLLKDPVAIPCGHSYCMSCIKTHWDGEDDKEVHSCPQCRQSFSPRPVLVKNTMLADLAEELKKTGLQAPPSAAPVVDHCYAGPEDVSCDFCTDRKLKAVKSCLQCLVSYCHKHLQPHYDVRQLKKHKLVEPLKQLQDCVCSRHDEVMMMFCRTDQQCICYLCTVDQHLGHDTVTSAAERTEKQRELQVSRQKIQQRIKDKQKDIIVLQQELKIISCTADEAVVKSDRTFTEMIRLVEERRRDVKQQIRSKEENEVIRVKELESKLEQEIAELRRKDAELDRLSHTDDHNQFLLQYPSVSKLSDHPDSSSNNISPLNCFEDLTAAVSELRDKLLDSLKEGWTNILLTITRPKVLVKKTPPEPQTRAEFLQYSREITLDPNTVNTGMSLSEGNKKVTVMEHKQNYSDHPDRFSYWQQVLSRESLTGRCYWEVEWRGWLMWRIDVAVAYKDIKKKGDSGECLFGCNDKSWVLRCTNSGYEFYHNRARHPVSGPVSSRIGVYMDHTAGILCFYGVSETMTLLHRVQTTFTRPLYAGIWLISTGDTAQFMQLRD, via the coding sequence atggCACAGAGAGGAGTTCAGCTGGATCAGAAAAAGCTGTTGTGTTCGATCTGTTGGGATCTACTGAAGGATCCGGTGGCTATTCCCTGTGGACACAGCTACTGCATGAGCTGTATTAAAACCCACTGGGATGGAGAGGATGACAAGGAAGTCCACAGCTGCCCTCAGTGCAGACAGAGCTTCAGTCCCAGGCCTGTCCTGGTCAAAAACACCATGTTAGCAGATTTAGCGGAGGAGCTGAAGAAGACTGGACTCCAAGCTCCTCCTTCTGCCGCTCCTGTTGTTGACCACTGCTACGCTGGACCTGAAGATGTCTCCTGTGATTTCTGTACCGACAGAAAGCTGAAAGCTGTGAAGTCCTGTCTGCAGTGTCTGGTCTCCTACTGCCACAAACACCTCCAGCCTCATTATGATGTACGTCAGTTAAAGAAACACAAGCTGGTGGAACCCCTGAAGCAGCTCCAGGACTGTGTCTGCTCTCGTCACGATGAGGTGATGATGATGTTCTGCCGCACTGATCAGCAGTGTATCTGTTATCTCTGTACTGTGGATCAACATCTGGGCCACGACACAGTCACATCTGCAGCGGAAAGAACTGAGAAACAAAGAGAGCTGCAGGTGAGTCGACAGAAAATCCAACAGAGaatcaaagacaaacagaaagacatcATAGTGCTTCAACAGGAGCTGAAGATCATCAGTTGCACTGCTGATGAAGCGGTGGTGAAGAGTGACAGGACCTTCACTGAGATGATCCGACTCGTGGAGGAAAGACGGCGTGACGTGAAGCAGCAGATAAGATCCAAAGAGGAAAATGAAGTGATTCGAGTCAAAGAGCTGGAGTCGAAGCTGGAGCAGGAGATCGctgagctgaggaggaaagaCGCTGAACTGGACAGACTCTCACACACAGACGACCACAACCAGTTTTTACTCCAGTATCCATCAGTGTCCAAACTCAGTGACCATCCAGATTCATCCAGCAACAACATCAGTCCTCTGAACTGCTTTGAGGACCTCACAGCAGCTGTGTCAGAGCTCAGAGACAAACTACTAGACAGTCTGAAAGAGGGATGGACGAACATCTTACTGACGATCACTCGACCGaaggttttagtgaaaaaaacaccCCCTGAACCACAGACCAGAGCGGAATTCTTACAGTATTCACGTGAAATCACACTGGATCCGAACACGGTGAACACAGGTATGTCACTATCTGAGGGGAACAAAAAGGTAACGGTGATGGAACACAAACAGAACTATTCAGATCATCCAGACAGATTCAGTTACTGGCAGCAGGTTCTGAGCAGAGAGAGTCTGACTGGCcgatgttactgggaggtggagtggagAGGGTGGCTCATGTGGAGAATCGACGTAGCGGTCGCGTACAAAGACATAAAGAAGAAAGGAGACTCCGGTGAATGTTTGTTTGGATGCAATGACAAATCGTGGGTCTTACGTTGTACGAACAGCGGCTATGAATTTTATCACAACAGAGCCAGACATCCCGTCTCAGGTCCGGTTTCCTCCAGAATCGGAGTGTACATGGATCACACGGCAGGTATTCTGTGCTTTTACGGCGTCTCTGAAACCATGACCctcctccacagagtccagaccacgtTCACTAGGCCTCTGTACGCTGGAATATGGCTGATTTCCACTGGAGACACCGCACAATTTATGCAACtcagagactga